DNA from Sphingomonas sp. SUN039:
ATCGGCATCGCCCAGACCGTCGATGATCGTGGTGTTGTCCTTGTCGATCGTGACGCGCTTGGCCGAACCCAGCATCGCCACTGTCACGCTCTCGAGCTTGATGCCGAGGTCTTCCGAGATCATCTCGCCCTTGGTCAGGATCGCGATGTCCTCGAGCATCGCCTTGCGGCGATCGCCGAAGCCCGGTGCCTTGACGGCGGCGACCTTCAGGCCACCGCGCAGCTTGTTCACCACGAGCGTGGCAAGCGCCTCACCCTCGATGTCCTCGGCGATGATCAGCAGCGGACGGCCCGACTGGACGACGGCTTCCAGAATCGGGAGCATCGCCTGCAGGTTCGACAGCTTCTTCTCGTGGATCAGGATGTAGGGGTCGTTGAGTTCGACCGACATCTTTTCCGGGTTGGTGATGAAGTAAGGCGAAAGGTAGCCGCGGTCGAACTGCATGCCTTCGACGACGTCGAGCTCGAAATCGAGGCCCTTGGCTTCCTCGACGGTGATGACGCCTTCCTTGCCGACCTTTTCCATCGCTTCGGCAATCTTTTCACCGACGACGGTGTCGCCGTTGGCCGAAATGATGCCGACCTGCGCGATTTCAGCCGTGCCCGAAACCGGCTTCGACCGCGCCTTGATGTCCTCGACAACCTTGATGACGGCGAGATCGATGCCGCGCTTCAGGTCCATCGGGTTCATGCCGGCTGCAACCGACTTCATGCCTTCGCGCACGATCGCCTGGGCGAGGACCGTCGCGGTCGTCGTGCCGTCACCGGCAACGTCGTTGGTCTTCGACGCGACTTCGCGGACCATCTGTGCGCCCATGTTCTCGAACTTGTCCTTGAGTTCGATTTCCTTGGCGACGGTGACGCCGTCCTTGGTGATGCGCGGGGCACCGAACGACTTGTCGATGACGACGTTGCGGCCCTTGGGGCCGAGCGTTACCTTCACCGCATCGGCGAGAATGTCGACGCCGCGCAGAATGCGCTCACGCGCGTCGCGGCTGAATTTTACGTCCTTGGCTGCCATTTTGGAAACCCTTTCAAAATTGGTTGTCGTTCAGAAAGTCACAAAGGTCACACCTGAAACACTATCGAATCAGGCTGCGATCCCGAGCCCGTTGGCGTCAGCCAACAATCCCGAGAATATCGCTTTCCTTCATGATGAGCAGGTCTTCGCCGTCGAGCTTGACCTCGGTGCCCGACCATTTGCCGAACAGGATCTTGTCGCCCGCCTTAACGTCGAGCGGGGTCACGGTGCCGTCCTCGGCCTTGGTGCCCGAACCGACCGAGACGATTTCGCCTTCCTGGGGCTTTTCCTTGGCGGTGTCGGGAATGATGATGCCGCCAGCCGTTTTCTCTTCCGCTTCGATGCGGCGGACCAGCACGCGGTCGTGCAGGGGTCGAAATGCCATATGATTTGCCCTTTGTTGATGCCCCGGGAGGAGCGTGATTCGCGCGTTAGCACTCAGCGAGTGCGAGTGCCAGCAAAGGGGCATATGGGCAGCGCCGCATGGAGCGTCAAGGGTTCGCTGAGCGTGAATTGACGGACTAGGTTCGATGGACTAAGTCGAAGATATGACCGCGCTGAACGTCCATGAAGCCAAGACACATTTTTCGCGTGTCCTGACGCGCGTCGAGTCGGGCGAGGAAGTGGTAATCGCGCGCGGCGGAAAGCCGATTGCGCGTGTCGTGCCATACGATCCGGAGGCACGCTCCAAGCGCAAACTGGGATTTTTGCGCGGGCAGATCGACGTCCCCGAGGATTTCGACACGATGTTTCAGAAAGAGATCGAGGGTATGCTCGGCGAGCTGACCATTCCGCAGCGATGAGCCTGCTTCTCGATACGCATATTCTGCTTTGGGTCGGCGAGTCGCCTGAAAAATTGCCATCCGACATCGCCGATATGATCGAAAATGGGGACGACGACGTCGCGTTCAGCACTGTGAATATCTGGGAAATCGCGATCAAATACGCGCTCGGTCGCCCCGATTTCCGCACGGACCCGGCGCTGGTTTTGCGCCGTTTCCGCGAGGCGGGCTATCGCGAGCTGGCGGTAACGAGCGAACACGCGATGCGTGTCGGCACACTCGCACGGCTGCACAACGACCCGTTCGACAGATTGCTGGTGGCGCAAGCCATGGTCGAAGGGATGACGCTGTTGACAGCCGACGCGGCACTGGCGGCCTATCCGGCAATGGTTCGGATCGTCTGACGTCGTGACCCGGCCGATCGACGAGCAACCGTCCTGCGTCACTGACCGCTGGCCCGACCGCGTGCGCCTCCCCTTCGCTTTCGACCCCGCAGCCTTGCAGGCGGACCTCGCCGCCTTCGACACGACCGACTGGACCCGCCATTTCGTGCCGCAGAATTACGAGGGCAAATGGGACGTTCTGCCGCTGCGTGCCAAGCGAGGGGCGACGCATCCGGTGGCGATGATCTATTCGGACCCGGTGGCGACCGATTATGTCGACACGCCCTGGCTCGACCACGCGCCCTGTCTGCGTGCGGTCCTCGCACAGTTCGACTGCACTATGTTGTCGGCACGGCTGATGCGCCTGACGCCAGGGTCGACGATCAAGGAGCACAGCGACCTCGACCTCGATGCGGCCCTCGGTCGCGCGCGCATCCACGTGCCGGTGATCACCAATGACGATGTTGTATTTCTGCTGAACCGGGTCGCGGTCGATATGGCTCCGGGCAGCGTCTGGTATCTGCGTCTCGCCGACCCGCATTACGTCCACAACG
Protein-coding regions in this window:
- the groL gene encoding chaperonin GroEL (60 kDa chaperone family; promotes refolding of misfolded polypeptides especially under stressful conditions; forms two stacked rings of heptamers to form a barrel-shaped 14mer; ends can be capped by GroES; misfolded proteins enter the barrel where they are refolded when GroES binds) codes for the protein MAAKDVKFSRDARERILRGVDILADAVKVTLGPKGRNVVIDKSFGAPRITKDGVTVAKEIELKDKFENMGAQMVREVASKTNDVAGDGTTTATVLAQAIVREGMKSVAAGMNPMDLKRGIDLAVIKVVEDIKARSKPVSGTAEIAQVGIISANGDTVVGEKIAEAMEKVGKEGVITVEEAKGLDFELDVVEGMQFDRGYLSPYFITNPEKMSVELNDPYILIHEKKLSNLQAMLPILEAVVQSGRPLLIIAEDIEGEALATLVVNKLRGGLKVAAVKAPGFGDRRKAMLEDIAILTKGEMISEDLGIKLESVTVAMLGSAKRVTIDKDNTTIIDGLGDADAIKGRVEAIRQQIENTTSDYDKEKLQERLAKLAGGVAVIKVGGASEVEVKERKDRVDDALHATRAAVEEGIVPGGGTALLYATKALEGLTGINDDQTRGVDIVRKSLTSLVRQIAANAGHDGAVVSGKLLDQSDTSFGFNASTDVYENLVTAGVIDPTKVVRTALQNAASVAGLLITTEAAVSEMPEDKSPAMGGGMGGGMGGMGGMDF
- the groES gene encoding co-chaperone GroES codes for the protein MAFRPLHDRVLVRRIEAEEKTAGGIIIPDTAKEKPQEGEIVSVGSGTKAEDGTVTPLDVKAGDKILFGKWSGTEVKLDGEDLLIMKESDILGIVG
- a CDS encoding type II toxin-antitoxin system Phd/YefM family antitoxin, with protein sequence MTALNVHEAKTHFSRVLTRVESGEEVVIARGGKPIARVVPYDPEARSKRKLGFLRGQIDVPEDFDTMFQKEIEGMLGELTIPQR
- a CDS encoding type II toxin-antitoxin system VapC family toxin produces the protein MSLLLDTHILLWVGESPEKLPSDIADMIENGDDDVAFSTVNIWEIAIKYALGRPDFRTDPALVLRRFREAGYRELAVTSEHAMRVGTLARLHNDPFDRLLVAQAMVEGMTLLTADAALAAYPAMVRIV
- a CDS encoding aspartyl/asparaginyl beta-hydroxylase domain-containing protein produces the protein MTRPIDEQPSCVTDRWPDRVRLPFAFDPAALQADLAAFDTTDWTRHFVPQNYEGKWDVLPLRAKRGATHPVAMIYSDPVATDYVDTPWLDHAPCLRAVLAQFDCTMLSARLMRLTPGSTIKEHSDLDLDAALGRARIHVPVITNDDVVFLLNRVAVDMAPGSVWYLRLADPHYVHNGGTTDRVHLVIDVLTNDWVVAQLDAGVATEAG